In Penaeus monodon isolate SGIC_2016 chromosome 7, NSTDA_Pmon_1, whole genome shotgun sequence, the following are encoded in one genomic region:
- the LOC119575608 gene encoding 5-hydroxytryptamine receptor 1-like, translating to GGQSSPKKQCQAPKTKLRFALAKERKASTTLGIIMSAFVVCWLPFFVLALVRPFKLSAAIPNWISSLFLWLGYANSLLNPIIYATLNKDFRKPFQHRNDFYRVTQRSDVSKAFISE from the exons ggaggtcagaGTTCACCGAAGAAGCAGTGCCAGGCACCGAAGACGAAGTTGAGGTTCGCCCTCGCCAAGGAGAGGAAAGCGTCCACCACGCTCG GCATCATCATGAGTGCCTTCGTGGTGTGCTGGCTCCCGTTTTTCGTTCTGGCACTCGTTCGGCCGTTCAAGTTGTCGGCGGCTATTCCCAACTGGATTTCCTCTCTGTTCCTGTGGCTTGGATACGCTAACTCGCTGCTGAACCCGATCATCTACGCAACACTTAACAAGGACTTCCGGAAGCCCTTTCAG CATAGAAATGATTTCTACCGTGTGACACAAAGGTCGGATGTTTCAAAAGCTTTCATCTCTGAATAG